In one Deltaproteobacteria bacterium genomic region, the following are encoded:
- a CDS encoding nucleotidyl transferase AbiEii/AbiGii toxin family protein, with amino-acid sequence MEPSPTFFLERLYPLQDDVLARVRDLTTGFYLSGGTAASRAYLQHRFSDDLDLFTNDAPEFPLWADRVIEALRRRPGGTVSVALRERRFVRCVLETPDVALKIEMVDDVPSRVGSPHEHTVLGRIDSAENILANKVTALVDRREPKDLADVWGFCCRMQLSLDDALAGAQGKAVGLFAPDVARPLLEATREDWSLVRWIDAPDVATWLTELRALGERLVLPVG; translated from the coding sequence GTGGAGCCGTCGCCTACATTCTTCCTCGAACGGCTCTATCCGCTGCAGGACGATGTGTTGGCCCGCGTGCGGGATCTCACGACCGGCTTCTACCTGTCCGGGGGTACCGCGGCGTCACGAGCCTATCTGCAGCATCGATTCTCGGACGACCTCGATCTGTTCACGAACGATGCCCCGGAGTTTCCCCTCTGGGCCGATAGGGTGATCGAGGCGTTGCGTCGCCGCCCCGGCGGCACCGTGTCGGTGGCGCTTCGCGAGCGCCGCTTCGTGCGCTGCGTTCTCGAGACGCCGGACGTCGCGTTGAAAATCGAGATGGTCGACGACGTACCGAGCCGAGTCGGGAGCCCACACGAGCACACCGTGCTCGGGCGCATCGACAGCGCCGAGAACATTCTCGCGAACAAGGTCACCGCGCTGGTAGACCGGCGGGAGCCGAAAGACCTCGCCGACGTCTGGGGCTTCTGCTGCCGAATGCAGCTCTCTCTGGATGACGCGTTGGCCGGAGCACAGGGCAAGGCTGTCGGGTTGTTCGCGCCGGACGTTGCGCGACCGCTCCTCGAGGCAACCCGTGAAGACTGGTCGTTGGTGCGCTGGATCGACGCCCCGGATGTCGCAACGTGGCTCACCGAGCTTCGTGCACTCGGGGAGCGACTGGTGCTGCCCGTTGGTTGA
- a CDS encoding PIN domain-containing protein, whose product MSVAVIDAGVAIGWLQGRHRSLTKLDRLLRAARSGRTEVVISIVNLAEVLIHTADLTRATGVDAITLLTASRVRLHHPDEAVARRVAKLRTSLADGFAAATALELGARLHTTDAELIRQLRGVRLPVTPY is encoded by the coding sequence CGCTGTCATCGACGCCGGCGTCGCCATCGGATGGCTACAAGGCCGACACCGGTCGCTGACAAAGCTCGATCGGCTGCTCCGCGCCGCCCGGAGCGGTCGGACCGAGGTGGTGATCTCGATCGTCAATCTCGCCGAGGTGCTCATCCACACGGCCGATCTGACCCGCGCGACCGGGGTCGATGCGATTACGCTGCTCACAGCGAGTCGCGTCCGCCTCCATCACCCGGACGAGGCCGTCGCGCGGCGGGTCGCCAAGCTGCGGACGTCGCTGGCCGATGGCTTCGCCGCCGCCACCGCGTTGGAGCTCGGCGCCCGCTTGCACACGACCGACGCAGAACTGATTCGCCAGCTGCGCGGAGTGCGGTTACCGGTTACGCCGTACTGA